A region of Mammaliicoccus sp. Dog046 DNA encodes the following proteins:
- a CDS encoding fatty acid desaturase, producing the protein MEKEKKKLLRKMVKPFENNNLKKSTIQIINTLIPLVVIVVAGFLLYPLHWSLSILCGVLASGFLIRTFIIFHDCCHGSFLSKKKNNDLLGNITGLLTFFPYEKWRREHIIHHTSSGNLEKRGIGDIWVMTIEEYHEATKFTQWKYRMYRHPFVMFVLGPIFLLFISNRMNDKDAKGKEKRNTWMHNIILLAFYVGMFFLVGAVPFMLVFFPMLFIAGMLGIWLFYIQHTFEDSYFEESSEWDYVKAAIEGSSYYKLPKIIQWMTGNIGYHHVHHLSPRIPNYELEQAHDKTPPLHHATTITIKDSLASLKYKLYDEKNKCFITFREYTRRFNSRQA; encoded by the coding sequence ATCGAAAAAGAAAAGAAGAAATTGCTCCGAAAAATGGTCAAACCGTTTGAAAATAACAACTTAAAGAAAAGTACAATTCAAATTATAAATACATTAATTCCGCTAGTCGTTATTGTCGTAGCAGGATTCTTATTATATCCATTACATTGGTCATTATCTATATTATGTGGCGTACTTGCATCAGGATTTTTAATTAGAACATTTATTATATTCCATGATTGTTGCCATGGATCATTTTTAAGTAAAAAGAAAAATAACGATTTACTAGGAAATATTACTGGTCTTCTCACATTCTTCCCATATGAAAAATGGCGTAGAGAACATATTATTCACCATACAAGTAGTGGTAATTTAGAAAAGCGTGGTATCGGTGATATTTGGGTTATGACCATTGAAGAATATCATGAAGCAACGAAGTTTACGCAGTGGAAATACCGCATGTATCGTCATCCATTTGTGATGTTTGTCTTAGGTCCTATATTCTTATTATTTATTTCAAATCGAATGAACGATAAAGACGCCAAAGGAAAAGAAAAACGAAATACATGGATGCATAATATCATTCTATTAGCATTTTATGTGGGAATGTTCTTCTTAGTAGGTGCAGTACCATTTATGTTAGTATTTTTCCCAATGTTATTTATTGCGGGTATGCTAGGTATTTGGTTATTCTATATTCAACATACATTTGAAGATTCATACTTTGAAGAGTCATCAGAATGGGATTACGTTAAAGCTGCGATAGAAGGTAGTTCTTACTATAAATTACCTAAAATCATACAATGGATGACAGGTAATATTGGTTATCATCATGTGCATCATTTAAGTCCAAGAATTCCAAACTATGAATTAGAACAAGCGCATGATAAGACACCACCGTTACATCACGCAACAACGATAACAATTAAAGATAGTTTAGCATCATTGAAATATAAACTATATGATGAAAAGAACAAATGCTTTATCACTTTTAGAGAATACACACGTAGGTTCAATAGTAGACAAGCATAA
- a CDS encoding 6-phospho-beta-glucosidase has product MNLRKDFLWGGAIAANQCEGAYDEGGKGLSLVDVLPAGDERRIPLFDPAKGLQETFDYYPSHESIDFYHRYEEDIKLFAEMGYKVLRMSISWPRIFPNGDEAEPNEEGLAFYDKVFDKLAEYDIEPLVTLNHFDTPYHLATTYGGWYNRKTVDFFVNYSRVVFDRYKDKVKYWLTHNEINMILHIPFIGGGLIIEDETQADQMKYQAAHHLLIGSSLATKVGKEINPDFQIGCMLAAGEVYPNTCHPNDMLAALKKNREQYIFIDVQSRGEYPKYSKRMFEELNVTIHQEPGDAAILKEHTVDFISFSYYSSRLESGDDEVNKEKGAGNAFASLKNPYLEASDWGWQIDPVGLRVTMNQIYDRYEKPLFIVENGLGAKDEVTEDGQIHDEYRIKYLSEHLEQMIEAVNDGVELLGYTSWGCIDLVSAGSGEMKKRYGFIHVDRDNKGNGTLNRTPKDSFYWYQKVIQTNGEDLSYKTKQLEER; this is encoded by the coding sequence ATGAATTTAAGAAAAGACTTTTTATGGGGTGGAGCTATCGCAGCAAATCAATGCGAAGGTGCGTATGATGAAGGAGGTAAAGGATTAAGTTTAGTTGATGTACTTCCAGCAGGTGATGAAAGACGTATCCCATTATTTGATCCAGCAAAAGGATTACAAGAAACGTTCGATTATTATCCAAGTCACGAGTCGATTGATTTTTACCATCGTTATGAAGAAGACATTAAATTGTTCGCTGAGATGGGTTATAAAGTGTTAAGAATGTCGATTTCTTGGCCAAGAATTTTTCCGAATGGTGATGAAGCAGAACCGAACGAAGAAGGTTTAGCATTCTATGACAAAGTATTTGATAAATTAGCTGAATATGATATCGAACCGTTAGTTACACTTAACCACTTTGATACACCATATCACTTAGCAACAACATATGGCGGTTGGTATAATCGAAAGACAGTAGACTTCTTCGTCAATTACAGTCGCGTGGTGTTTGACCGATATAAAGACAAAGTGAAATATTGGTTAACACATAATGAGATTAATATGATTTTACACATTCCTTTTATTGGAGGTGGTTTAATTATTGAAGATGAAACGCAAGCAGATCAGATGAAATATCAAGCAGCACATCATTTGTTAATTGGATCAAGTCTCGCTACTAAAGTAGGTAAAGAAATCAATCCTGATTTCCAAATTGGTTGTATGTTAGCTGCGGGGGAAGTTTATCCGAATACATGTCATCCAAATGATATGTTAGCCGCATTGAAGAAGAATCGTGAACAGTATATTTTTATCGATGTGCAATCAAGGGGAGAATATCCTAAGTACAGTAAGCGCATGTTTGAAGAATTGAATGTAACGATTCATCAAGAACCTGGTGATGCAGCTATATTGAAAGAACATACAGTCGATTTCATTTCATTCTCATATTATTCAAGTCGTCTCGAAAGTGGTGATGATGAAGTTAATAAAGAGAAAGGCGCAGGTAATGCCTTTGCATCATTGAAGAATCCATATTTAGAAGCGTCAGATTGGGGTTGGCAAATTGATCCGGTCGGCTTACGTGTCACAATGAATCAAATTTATGATCGTTATGAAAAGCCATTATTTATAGTAGAAAATGGTCTCGGTGCCAAAGATGAAGTTACAGAAGATGGACAAATTCATGATGAATATCGTATTAAGTATTTAAGTGAACATTTAGAACAAATGATTGAAGCGGTCAACGATGGCGTTGAATTATTAGGTTATACATCATGGGGATGTATTGATTTAGTATCTGCAGGAAGTGGCGAAATGAAGAAACGTTACGGATTTATTCATGTAGATAGAGATAATAAAGGGAATGGTACGTTAAACCGTACGCCTAAAGATTCATTTTACTGGTATCAAAAAGTTATTCAAACAAACGGTGAAGATTTAAGTTATAAAACAAAACAATTGGAGGAACGTTAA
- a CDS encoding glycoside hydrolase family 1 protein, which yields MMNTNTGFREGFLWGGATAANQIEGAFDKDGKGLSSADFVEYIPKEQRKKDNHMEVTTEVIQKTLSGEYTGRFPKREGIDFYYNYESDIKLLAEMGFKAFRLSIHWSRIFPNGYDETPNEAGLAFYENVFKTLRSYDIEPVVTLSHYETPYGLTEKYNGWVDRAVVGHFENYAKTVFNRYKGLVKYWITFNEINIINISPFTGGGILSDQLDNPKAASYQALHHQLLASSLATKALREIDADAQMGCMLARMKHYPYTCNPEDVLKAMQDDQMNLLYTDVHALGEYPNYYKQFLKENNIELQIEDGDLETLKEYTVDYISFSYYMSLLSANSEEGEVTEGNLMNSLKNPYLEASDWGWQIDPIGIRIVLNEFWDRYHVPLFIVENGLGAKDEVEEDGSIHDTYRIDYLEKHIKEIKKAIQDGVDVIGYLAWGPIDLVSMSTSEMSKRYGFIYVDKDDDGNGTGARSKKDSYNWYKEVIATNGENL from the coding sequence ATGATGAATACAAATACTGGATTTAGAGAAGGATTTTTATGGGGTGGCGCTACAGCAGCAAATCAAATTGAAGGTGCTTTTGATAAAGATGGAAAAGGCTTATCAAGTGCAGACTTTGTAGAATATATACCTAAAGAACAACGCAAGAAAGATAATCATATGGAAGTAACAACAGAAGTGATTCAAAAGACACTAAGCGGTGAATACACAGGAAGATTCCCTAAACGAGAAGGAATCGATTTCTATTACAACTATGAATCAGATATTAAATTATTAGCTGAGATGGGATTCAAAGCATTTAGATTATCTATCCATTGGTCTAGAATATTCCCAAATGGATATGATGAAACGCCGAATGAAGCGGGATTAGCTTTTTATGAAAATGTTTTTAAAACGTTAAGATCTTATGACATAGAACCAGTAGTTACATTGAGCCATTATGAAACACCATATGGCTTAACAGAAAAATATAACGGTTGGGTAGATCGTGCAGTAGTCGGTCATTTTGAAAACTATGCGAAGACGGTATTTAATCGTTATAAAGGATTAGTGAAATATTGGATTACATTTAATGAAATCAATATCATTAATATCTCACCATTCACAGGTGGCGGCATTCTTTCAGATCAATTAGATAATCCGAAAGCAGCATCATACCAAGCTTTACATCATCAATTACTTGCATCAAGTTTAGCTACTAAAGCATTACGTGAAATAGATGCAGACGCACAAATGGGATGTATGTTAGCAAGAATGAAACACTATCCATACACTTGTAACCCAGAAGATGTGTTGAAAGCAATGCAAGATGATCAAATGAACTTATTATATACAGACGTACATGCATTAGGAGAATATCCTAACTACTATAAACAATTTTTAAAAGAAAACAACATTGAACTACAAATCGAAGACGGCGATTTAGAAACATTGAAGGAATATACAGTGGATTACATATCCTTTAGTTATTACATGTCATTACTTTCAGCAAATAGCGAAGAAGGAGAAGTTACTGAAGGGAACTTAATGAATAGCTTGAAGAATCCATATTTAGAAGCGTCAGATTGGGGTTGGCAAATTGACCCAATTGGTATTCGTATCGTATTAAACGAATTCTGGGATAGATACCATGTACCATTATTTATCGTAGAAAATGGATTAGGTGCGAAAGACGAAGTCGAAGAAGACGGAAGCATCCATGACACATATAGAATCGATTACTTAGAAAAACATATAAAAGAAATTAAAAAAGCCATACAAGACGGCGTCGACGTGATTGGCTATCTTGCATGGGGACCAATTGATTTAGTATCAATGTCTACAAGTGAAATGAGTAAACGATATGGATTTATATATGTTGATAAAGATGACGATGGGAACGGAACAGGCGCAAGATCTAAAAAAGACTCTTACAATTGGTATAAAGAAGTCATCGCAACAAACGGAGAAAATCTATAA
- a CDS encoding beta-glucoside-specific PTS transporter subunit IIABC encodes MKYEDLAKDIVEKVGGEENITSLTHCITRLRFQLKDHGKADTEYLKNKEGIVTVMESGGQYQVVIGNHVPEVYEAVSKVAHLSENDSGGTLSNGSLFNRFIDLISGIFQPILGVLAAAGMIKGFAALFMALGWITETSGTYQILHAIGDSLFYFFPIFLGLTAAKKFGSNQFIGMALGAALVYPTIVAAMTAGNKDAAMLFSDTFFESESALNFLGIPVISMTYTSSVIPIVLSVFAASILEKYLKAIIPNVVKTFLVPFFTLLIIVPLTFLIIGPISSWAANLIGAGALALYNFSPLVAGLLLGAFWQVFVIFGLHWGLVAIAINNISTAGSDFIIPITFAASFAQTGIVLGILFRTKNKQLKSLSIPAFISGLFGVTEPAIYGITLPRKKPFIYSCIIAGITGALIGVAGTKMYMMGGLGIFGYTVFIGKSGLDMAFWMSLIATGIAVVLGLIVGYLTHSDKHEVEIDKGSEPSKAKSEGIVNDVLVEAPVTGKVIDLTTINDPVFSSLAMGKGIAIQPESDIVVAPFNGVVESLFPTGHAIGLKSETGAEVLIHIGIDTVKLEGKYFKALVSQGETIEIGQPLIEFDRETIIEEGYDPVIPVVVTNTNLAKDVILEDAKSIETGKHILTVIL; translated from the coding sequence ATGAAATATGAAGATTTAGCTAAGGATATTGTAGAGAAAGTCGGGGGCGAAGAGAATATAACTTCTCTTACACATTGTATTACGAGATTAAGATTTCAATTGAAAGATCATGGGAAAGCTGATACAGAATATCTTAAGAATAAGGAAGGTATCGTTACAGTTATGGAATCTGGTGGACAATATCAAGTTGTTATTGGTAACCACGTTCCAGAAGTATATGAAGCTGTCAGTAAAGTCGCACATTTAAGTGAAAATGATAGTGGAGGTACACTCAGTAATGGTTCGTTATTTAATCGATTTATCGATTTAATTTCAGGGATTTTCCAACCGATACTAGGTGTGTTAGCAGCAGCGGGGATGATTAAAGGATTTGCTGCATTATTTATGGCACTTGGATGGATCACCGAAACATCAGGAACGTATCAAATCTTACACGCGATTGGAGATTCACTATTTTACTTCTTCCCAATATTCTTAGGGTTAACAGCTGCTAAGAAATTTGGATCTAATCAATTTATTGGAATGGCATTAGGGGCTGCACTCGTTTATCCAACAATCGTTGCGGCAATGACAGCAGGTAACAAAGATGCAGCGATGTTATTTAGTGACACGTTCTTTGAATCTGAATCGGCATTAAACTTTTTAGGTATACCAGTCATTTCTATGACGTACACGTCGAGTGTTATTCCGATTGTACTTTCGGTATTTGCCGCTTCAATCTTAGAAAAATATTTAAAAGCGATTATTCCGAATGTTGTTAAGACATTCTTAGTACCATTCTTTACTTTATTAATTATTGTGCCATTAACATTCTTAATTATTGGTCCTATATCTTCATGGGCAGCTAATTTAATTGGCGCTGGTGCATTAGCATTGTATAACTTTAGTCCGTTAGTGGCAGGATTATTGTTAGGCGCATTCTGGCAAGTGTTTGTAATATTTGGTTTGCATTGGGGATTAGTTGCCATCGCAATTAATAACATCTCAACAGCAGGTTCCGACTTTATTATTCCAATTACATTTGCAGCATCATTTGCGCAAACAGGTATTGTACTTGGCATCTTATTTAGAACAAAAAATAAACAACTGAAATCATTAAGTATCCCAGCATTTATTTCAGGATTGTTTGGAGTAACTGAACCAGCCATTTATGGTATTACATTACCAAGAAAGAAACCATTTATTTATAGCTGTATTATCGCTGGTATCACTGGCGCATTGATAGGTGTAGCTGGCACGAAGATGTATATGATGGGTGGACTCGGTATATTCGGTTATACAGTATTTATCGGTAAAAGCGGATTAGATATGGCATTCTGGATGTCATTGATCGCAACAGGTATAGCGGTCGTACTTGGTTTAATCGTAGGATATTTAACACATAGCGATAAGCATGAAGTTGAAATTGATAAAGGTAGTGAACCATCAAAAGCTAAAAGCGAAGGCATTGTTAATGATGTGCTTGTAGAAGCACCAGTAACAGGTAAAGTTATTGATTTAACGACAATAAATGATCCAGTATTTTCATCATTAGCGATGGGTAAAGGCATTGCCATTCAACCTGAAAGTGATATTGTTGTCGCACCTTTCAATGGTGTTGTGGAAAGTTTATTCCCAACCGGTCATGCAATTGGATTGAAATCAGAAACTGGTGCAGAAGTATTAATTCATATCGGAATCGACACAGTTAAATTAGAAGGTAAGTATTTTAAAGCGCTTGTGTCACAAGGAGAAACAATTGAGATTGGACAACCTTTGATTGAGTTTGATAGAGAAACCATTATTGAAGAAGGCTACGATCCAGTCATTCCGGTTGTTGTTACCAATACAAATCTTGCTAAAGATGTCATTCTTGAAGATGCAAAATCAATTGAAACAGGAAAACATATTTTAACCGTTATTTTATAA
- the licT gene encoding BglG family transcription antiterminator LicT, whose product MKITKILNNNVVISKINGEEKIVMGVGIAFGKKNGQQLEKEKIDKVFRMTSEEQERMLTLIKELDDDVLLISREIIVEANQLFKEPLSESIYIALTDHINYAIKRCIEGTTINNPLLYEIKRLYPQEFNIGLLGIDKVSERLDIQLPKDEAGYIAMHIVNANMHESISNVYEITKITQSIVNLVRYHFNLDLSEESLSYERFITHLKFFSQRLIHTESLEEVMDVSLLSSLQEKYVESNICVDKIGTLLKQNYNHDLSNDERVYLILHIARLLKSS is encoded by the coding sequence ATGAAAATAACGAAAATATTAAACAATAATGTCGTCATTTCAAAGATTAATGGGGAAGAAAAAATTGTTATGGGTGTCGGTATTGCTTTTGGGAAGAAGAACGGCCAACAGTTAGAGAAAGAGAAAATTGATAAAGTATTTAGAATGACAAGTGAAGAACAAGAAAGAATGTTAACTTTAATTAAAGAGTTAGATGATGACGTCCTGCTTATTTCTAGAGAGATCATAGTAGAGGCAAACCAATTATTTAAAGAACCGCTTTCTGAATCTATTTATATCGCTTTAACGGATCATATAAATTATGCGATTAAACGCTGTATAGAAGGAACGACCATTAATAATCCGCTCTTATATGAAATTAAACGTCTTTATCCTCAAGAGTTTAATATTGGTTTATTAGGTATTGATAAAGTATCTGAACGTTTGGATATTCAATTACCTAAAGATGAAGCGGGATACATCGCAATGCATATTGTTAATGCAAATATGCACGAATCTATTTCAAATGTTTATGAAATAACAAAGATTACACAAAGTATCGTTAATCTCGTAAGGTATCATTTTAATTTAGATTTATCAGAAGAGTCGTTGAGTTATGAACGTTTTATTACACATTTGAAATTCTTCAGTCAAAGGCTGATTCATACAGAAAGTTTAGAAGAAGTTATGGATGTGTCATTACTATCATCATTACAAGAAAAATATGTAGAATCTAATATTTGTGTCGATAAAATTGGTACGCTATTGAAGCAAAATTATAATCATGATTTATCCAATGATGAAAGGGTTTATTTAATACTTCATATCGCAAGATTATTAAAATCTTCATGA